Proteins found in one Meiothermus sp. Pnk-1 genomic segment:
- a CDS encoding serine/threonine-protein kinase: MGLPGTTLLGRYRVIRPIARGAVATVYLAFDEHGQPYALKLFPKGRESRADREWKVGRALEHPRINPVLQRLDLSKEETGDVEGPAVLLAFAPGERFSEWRSHYPHGTLSVFEALLEALAYMHEQGFVHRDVKPENLVVDGTGQARLIDFDLSGPIGERFSKPIRLGTLAYIAPEQVRGQPPGPPADLYSAGVLLYWALSGELPFTGTPEEVLEAHLHESTPFLENTDPWMRRFMERLLAKDPAERFQVGKEALEAFRALLRI, translated from the coding sequence GTGGGTTTACCGGGGACAACCCTGCTCGGACGCTACCGGGTGATCCGGCCCATCGCTCGTGGCGCAGTAGCGACGGTCTACTTAGCCTTTGACGAGCATGGCCAACCCTATGCGCTCAAGCTCTTCCCCAAAGGGCGCGAGTCCCGCGCCGACCGGGAGTGGAAGGTGGGACGGGCGCTCGAGCACCCCCGTATCAACCCAGTGCTGCAACGCCTCGATCTGAGCAAAGAGGAGACCGGCGATGTCGAGGGCCCCGCGGTCCTGCTGGCCTTTGCTCCCGGCGAGCGCTTTTCCGAGTGGCGCAGCCACTACCCTCATGGTACCCTTTCGGTTTTCGAGGCCCTGCTCGAGGCGCTGGCCTACATGCACGAACAGGGCTTCGTCCACCGCGACGTAAAACCGGAAAATTTGGTAGTGGACGGCACCGGGCAGGCCCGTCTGATAGATTTCGACCTTTCTGGCCCCATCGGGGAACGCTTCTCCAAGCCGATCCGCCTAGGCACCCTAGCGTATATCGCCCCCGAGCAGGTGCGCGGCCAACCCCCCGGCCCTCCGGCGGACCTCTACTCGGCAGGAGTGCTGCTGTACTGGGCGCTCTCGGGTGAACTCCCCTTCACCGGAACTCCCGAAGAGGTGCTCGAGGCCCATCTGCACGAAAGCACCCCCTTTTTGGAGAATACCGATCCTTGGATGCGGCGCTTTATGGAGCGGTTGTTGGCTAAAGACCCAGCGGAGCGCTTCCAGGTGGGAAAAGAGGCGCTCGAGGCCTTCAGGGCGCTGCTCAGGATATAA
- a CDS encoding phosphoenolpyruvate carboxylase has protein sequence MVSDPLYDQLKREVDLLGRALGQAIKALSGERLYRLEEEVRALSKHLRQNPGDAEAHEKMLHLIRGASLSEAEGLVRAFSTYFHLVNLAEERQRVRVNRAREAASTPNSPRSESFLALVGAFKAQGLSYEQVVKVLSELRLHLTFTAHPTETRRRTVRYHLGEIERWLEAYEEGRPEASLEAIEVHTLLLWGTLELRRARVSVEDEVKGGLFYLPRALWTVLPRLVEGLEQAVEAHYGIRPDLSPPLAFRSWIGGDRDGNPNVTPEVTQWAQHYARELVLRQFVEEVDGLIRALSLGEDRLPTPREIRLATEEAFKKLPLPDRFAAEPYRRYLMILRHKLRALLGEQVGTGYATGRELVADLRTIEAGLAQLGLQRVARVLVKPVRLCAEAYGLDLVALDLREESRQHAEAVAELLKAAGVREDYLELSPKEREALLTEELSSPRPLAPVGYRPQSRALGVALGALHRWQARGAYVVSMTHHPSDLLEVFLLAREVGLYRPGRPLPFDVVPLFETLRDLEAAPRVVAELLDNPIFQAHVRGRGGMEVMIGYSDSNKDAGFLSANWALYRAQEQIAQVAQGHGVRVYFFHGRGTSTARGGGSAGRAIASLPPGTVGTRMRITEQGEALADRYQHPELAYRNLEQMLYYMGLAAARDAYGEKNALPSEWEEALGCAARESEQAYRALLARPRFFEFYEAFTPIREIGALNIASRPVYRSGRVREITDLRAIPWVMSWTQVRLLLPGWYGLDAGLIQIPLELRREMYQGWPFFRSTLEAAAEALAKADLGIAREYLRLVPPELAESFFPPIAQAFERSVALLEETFQGPLLYNRPVLARQTELRNPYVDPISHVQVELLARYRATSPEHPERPGLERALMLSILGVAAGLRNAG, from the coding sequence ATGGTTTCGGATCCCCTCTACGACCAGCTCAAGCGCGAAGTAGACCTTTTGGGCCGGGCTTTGGGCCAGGCCATCAAGGCCCTTTCTGGCGAGCGCCTGTATCGGCTTGAGGAAGAGGTGCGGGCCCTGAGCAAACACCTGCGGCAGAACCCTGGTGACGCCGAAGCCCACGAGAAGATGCTGCACCTCATCCGGGGGGCCTCCCTGAGCGAGGCCGAGGGGTTGGTGCGGGCTTTCTCCACGTACTTCCACCTGGTCAACCTGGCCGAGGAGCGGCAGCGGGTGCGGGTCAACCGGGCCCGTGAAGCCGCCTCCACCCCGAACTCGCCGCGCTCGGAGTCGTTTTTGGCCCTGGTGGGAGCGTTCAAAGCCCAAGGGCTCAGCTACGAACAGGTGGTGAAGGTACTCTCCGAACTGCGGCTGCACCTTACCTTTACCGCCCACCCCACCGAAACTCGCCGTCGTACGGTGCGCTATCACCTGGGGGAGATCGAGAGGTGGTTGGAGGCCTACGAAGAGGGCCGCCCCGAGGCCAGCTTGGAGGCCATCGAGGTTCACACTTTGCTCCTGTGGGGTACGCTCGAGCTGCGCCGTGCCCGCGTGAGCGTAGAGGACGAGGTAAAAGGGGGGCTTTTCTACCTGCCCCGCGCCCTCTGGACGGTTCTCCCTCGGTTGGTGGAGGGGCTCGAGCAGGCGGTGGAGGCCCACTACGGGATTCGGCCCGACCTTTCGCCCCCTTTGGCCTTCCGCAGCTGGATCGGCGGTGACCGCGACGGCAACCCCAACGTCACCCCCGAGGTCACCCAGTGGGCCCAGCACTATGCCCGGGAGCTGGTGCTGCGGCAATTTGTGGAAGAAGTAGACGGGCTAATCCGTGCCCTCTCCCTCGGTGAGGACCGCCTGCCCACCCCGCGCGAGATCCGCCTGGCCACCGAGGAGGCTTTCAAAAAACTGCCCCTGCCCGACCGCTTTGCGGCAGAGCCCTACCGGCGCTATCTGATGATCCTCCGTCACAAGCTGCGCGCGCTCTTGGGAGAGCAGGTTGGGACGGGCTACGCCACCGGGAGAGAGCTGGTGGCCGATTTGCGCACCATCGAGGCCGGGTTGGCCCAGCTGGGGTTGCAAAGGGTCGCGCGGGTTCTGGTCAAGCCCGTCCGCTTGTGCGCCGAGGCCTACGGGCTGGACCTGGTGGCCTTGGATTTGCGGGAGGAGTCGCGCCAGCACGCCGAGGCGGTGGCCGAGCTCCTCAAGGCGGCTGGGGTGCGGGAGGACTACCTCGAACTCAGCCCAAAGGAGCGCGAGGCCCTGCTCACCGAGGAGCTGAGCTCGCCCCGCCCTTTGGCTCCGGTTGGTTACCGCCCGCAAAGCCGGGCGCTGGGGGTAGCCCTAGGCGCGCTGCACCGCTGGCAGGCTCGAGGGGCCTACGTGGTGAGCATGACGCACCATCCGAGCGACTTGCTGGAGGTGTTCCTTCTGGCCCGTGAGGTGGGGCTGTATCGCCCGGGGCGTCCCTTGCCGTTCGACGTGGTGCCGCTGTTTGAAACTTTGCGCGATCTCGAGGCTGCCCCCCGGGTGGTCGCGGAGCTGTTGGACAACCCGATCTTTCAGGCCCATGTACGGGGGCGTGGAGGGATGGAGGTGATGATCGGGTACTCCGATTCCAACAAAGACGCCGGCTTCCTCTCGGCCAACTGGGCTTTGTACCGGGCGCAGGAACAGATAGCCCAGGTGGCTCAGGGACACGGGGTGCGGGTGTATTTCTTCCACGGGCGCGGCACCTCCACCGCGCGCGGCGGGGGCAGCGCGGGCCGAGCTATCGCCAGCTTGCCGCCCGGCACGGTGGGCACCCGGATGCGCATCACCGAGCAAGGAGAGGCTTTGGCTGATCGCTATCAGCACCCCGAGCTCGCCTACCGCAACCTCGAGCAGATGCTTTACTACATGGGCTTGGCCGCTGCGCGGGATGCGTATGGGGAGAAAAACGCGCTGCCCTCGGAATGGGAGGAGGCCCTCGGATGCGCTGCGCGTGAGTCCGAGCAGGCATACCGGGCCCTACTTGCCCGGCCGCGCTTCTTCGAGTTTTATGAAGCCTTTACCCCTATCCGCGAGATCGGGGCGCTTAACATTGCCTCGAGGCCCGTGTATCGTTCCGGGCGGGTGCGGGAGATCACCGACCTGCGGGCCATCCCTTGGGTGATGAGCTGGACCCAGGTGCGGCTGTTGTTACCCGGTTGGTATGGGCTTGACGCCGGGTTGATCCAGATTCCCCTTGAGCTGCGCCGGGAGATGTACCAGGGATGGCCATTTTTCAGAAGCACCCTCGAGGCTGCCGCCGAGGCCCTGGCCAAGGCTGACCTGGGCATCGCCCGCGAGTATTTACGCCTCGTCCCGCCCGAACTGGCGGAGTCGTTCTTCCCTCCCATCGCCCAAGCCTTCGAGCGAAGCGTGGCGCTGCTGGAAGAGACTTTCCAGGGGCCGCTATTGTACAACCGCCCGGTCCTGGCCCGCCAGACCGAGCTGCGCAATCCCTACGTCGACCCCATCAGCCATGTACAGGTCGAGCTGCTGGCCCGTTACCGCGCCACCTCCCCCGAACACCCCGAGCGCCCCGGGCTCGAGCGGGCCTTGATGCTCTCGATTCTGGGCGTCGCGGCGGGGTTGAGGAACGCCGGATGA
- the ribF gene encoding riboflavin biosynthesis protein RibF: MLLVNDPADAPPGPKVVAIGSFDGLHLGHQHLLRQALQEAKALHMPLLVYTFDPPSKVFMKGEGFLSDLTEKTELLRELGVEIALIVPFNETFAQRSKEEFLEDLRGLEAQEIYVGEDFRFGKGRSGGLEDLQAVAPTKILPLLELFDSPVKSSRIRDLLREGKVEEVGPLLGRPYAARGIVVEGDRRGRMLGYPTANLEVAPGKVLPRGVFAVRARTAQGTYGGVANIGHRPTVDGRGLRFEVHLFGFHGDLYGEDMKVEFIKKIRDEKKFSGLEELKAQIERDAEEARSYLGV, encoded by the coding sequence ATGTTGCTCGTTAACGACCCCGCCGACGCACCCCCTGGCCCCAAAGTGGTGGCGATCGGGAGTTTTGACGGGCTACACCTGGGCCACCAACACCTCCTGCGGCAGGCTTTGCAGGAGGCCAAGGCCCTGCACATGCCGCTTTTGGTCTACACCTTTGACCCCCCCAGCAAAGTCTTTATGAAGGGTGAGGGCTTCCTGAGCGACCTTACCGAAAAGACCGAGCTATTGCGCGAGCTGGGGGTAGAAATCGCCCTCATCGTCCCGTTCAACGAAACCTTTGCCCAGCGCAGCAAGGAAGAGTTTTTGGAGGATCTGCGCGGCCTCGAGGCCCAGGAGATCTACGTCGGCGAGGACTTCCGCTTTGGGAAGGGGCGAAGTGGGGGGCTCGAGGATTTGCAAGCGGTGGCCCCTACCAAGATCCTGCCGCTGTTGGAGCTTTTCGACAGCCCGGTCAAGTCCAGCCGGATTCGCGATTTGCTGCGAGAGGGAAAAGTCGAGGAAGTAGGGCCGCTCCTGGGGCGGCCCTACGCGGCCCGGGGCATCGTGGTCGAGGGGGACCGGCGGGGGCGCATGCTGGGCTACCCCACCGCCAACCTCGAGGTCGCCCCCGGCAAGGTGCTGCCCCGGGGCGTTTTCGCGGTGCGGGCGCGAACCGCCCAGGGCACTTATGGCGGCGTGGCCAACATCGGCCATCGGCCTACAGTAGACGGGCGCGGGCTGCGCTTCGAGGTGCACCTATTTGGCTTCCATGGCGACCTCTACGGCGAGGACATGAAGGTGGAGTTCATCAAAAAGATCCGCGACGAGAAAAAGTTCTCCGGGCTGGAAGAATTAAAAGCCCAGATCGAGCGCGACGCGGAGGAAGCCCGGAGCTACCTAGGAGTTTAG
- a CDS encoding DUF4258 domain-containing protein, with amino-acid sequence MKRRIRRLEELLPHLKEGRYRLGPHVAKHMLQEGFTELDVLRAVEWGRELAVYAEDERMLVLGYMVIPPRLRLPLHVVLEYKNPRWVDVVTAFIPRDPHRVYSRARVAALLRFDGALEEVEWVWPRQVEVEK; translated from the coding sequence GTGAAGCGCAGGATTCGTAGACTCGAGGAGTTGCTTCCCCACCTCAAAGAAGGCCGCTACCGCCTCGGCCCGCACGTCGCCAAGCACATGCTCCAGGAGGGTTTTACCGAGCTGGACGTGCTGAGGGCGGTGGAGTGGGGCCGTGAACTGGCGGTCTACGCCGAGGATGAGCGGATGTTGGTGCTGGGCTATATGGTGATCCCCCCCCGGCTCAGGCTGCCCTTACACGTGGTGCTCGAGTACAAAAACCCCCGCTGGGTGGATGTGGTCACGGCCTTCATCCCCCGCGATCCCCACCGGGTGTACTCGCGGGCGCGGGTGGCTGCCCTGCTGCGCTTCGATGGGGCGCTCGAGGAGGTGGAGTGGGTGTGGCCCAGGCAGGTGGAGGTGGAAAAATAG
- a CDS encoding patatin-like phospholipase family protein, translating into MQAVVLSGGGARGLAHIGVLEVLEANGFEAEVVAGTSMGAIIGALWAAGKSAGEILEIARHTPWLRLLSLNPRTTGLISERRMRELLAVYLPETFAGLRHRLIVTATDLEAGRLAYFFEGDLRGAVLASSAYPGLFSPVVFEGRTYVDGGVLDNLPVDAARFLKATRVLAVDVTPEIALPGVPRTAIGQIRRSVDIMQNHLTAVRRALYPPEKYLRPELGGVGIEQFGRIEEIVEAGRRAARALFQDPQPQPR; encoded by the coding sequence GTGCAGGCTGTGGTGTTGTCGGGGGGTGGGGCCCGGGGGCTGGCCCATATCGGAGTCTTGGAGGTGCTCGAGGCCAACGGTTTTGAGGCTGAAGTGGTGGCCGGGACCAGCATGGGAGCCATCATCGGGGCCTTATGGGCGGCGGGGAAGAGCGCAGGGGAGATCCTCGAAATCGCCCGGCACACCCCTTGGCTGCGCCTGTTGAGCCTCAACCCCCGTACCACCGGGCTCATCTCCGAGCGGCGCATGCGCGAGCTGCTGGCGGTTTATCTCCCGGAGACCTTTGCGGGCCTTCGGCACCGCCTAATCGTGACCGCTACCGACCTCGAGGCGGGGCGGTTGGCCTACTTCTTTGAGGGGGATCTGCGCGGGGCGGTGTTGGCGTCTTCGGCTTATCCAGGTCTTTTTAGCCCCGTGGTCTTCGAAGGCCGGACCTACGTGGACGGGGGGGTGCTCGATAACCTTCCGGTGGATGCGGCCCGCTTCTTGAAAGCCACCCGCGTGTTGGCGGTAGACGTTACCCCCGAGATCGCCCTGCCCGGGGTGCCCCGAACCGCCATCGGCCAGATTCGCCGCTCGGTGGATATCATGCAAAACCACCTCACCGCCGTCCGTCGGGCGTTGTATCCGCCGGAGAAGTACCTGCGGCCAGAGCTGGGGGGCGTGGGGATTGAGCAGTTTGGCCGTATTGAGGAGATCGTGGAGGCAGGGCGGCGGGCTGCGCGCGCCTTGTTCCAAGACCCCCAACCACAACCCCGATGA
- a CDS encoding amidohydrolase yields the protein MLILGEILTMADPARAGAVYLEGSRIADLGPAEDLQARYPAARRFRVQRVTPGLHDAHIHPVLWGRQLSTLDLSGLHHPEEVAARVAERSRELPAGSWIRGAGYLFDAYPDKALLDRAAPHHPVFLQSRDLHSGWVNSRALEQARITSTTADPKGGVILRDAAGEPTGCLLERATDLVHAVLPGPTVQELALGLTDLARRGYTAAHHLGWCPLAFAEELARRGELPVRLWWALDKEGWREAEPRWRGDALEVAAVKFFADGALGSRTAWMLEPYPDGSFGMPLDDLEFIREEGRAALSAGFGLAVHAIGTRAVRGVLAVFGELAQLHPRRPLRMEHAQHVQDADLPSFRGLPMAVSMQPIHALEDAALVRQHQPGREHEAFRLRDLWNTGLPLAFGSDAPVAPPDVLGGLQAALSHPIAPAQSLGEAQALWAFTRGAALAAGWPEHGQIRAQAPADLTLWEAGKPVGRVFRGELELF from the coding sequence ATGCTCATCCTGGGTGAAATACTGACCATGGCCGACCCTGCTCGAGCCGGGGCGGTGTACCTCGAGGGAAGTCGCATCGCCGACTTGGGGCCGGCGGAGGATTTGCAGGCGCGCTATCCTGCGGCGAGGCGTTTTCGCGTGCAGCGGGTTACCCCTGGGCTACACGATGCCCACATCCACCCGGTGCTTTGGGGGCGGCAGCTTTCCACGCTCGACCTGTCGGGGCTGCACCACCCTGAAGAGGTCGCGGCACGGGTCGCCGAGCGCTCCAGGGAGCTTCCCGCAGGGAGCTGGATTCGTGGGGCGGGGTACCTGTTTGACGCTTACCCCGATAAGGCCTTGCTCGACCGGGCAGCGCCCCATCACCCGGTGTTCTTGCAAAGCCGGGATCTCCACTCGGGCTGGGTCAACTCGCGGGCCCTCGAGCAAGCCCGCATCACTTCCACCACCGCCGACCCCAAGGGCGGGGTGATCCTTCGCGACGCGGCGGGTGAGCCTACGGGGTGCCTGCTCGAGCGGGCTACCGACCTGGTCCATGCCGTGTTGCCCGGACCCACCGTCCAGGAGCTGGCTTTGGGGCTTACGGATCTGGCTCGGCGGGGCTACACCGCCGCGCACCACCTGGGCTGGTGCCCGCTGGCCTTCGCCGAGGAACTGGCTCGCAGGGGGGAGCTTCCGGTGCGGTTATGGTGGGCGCTGGACAAGGAGGGCTGGCGGGAAGCCGAGCCGAGATGGCGAGGAGATGCCTTGGAGGTCGCGGCGGTCAAGTTCTTCGCCGATGGAGCGCTGGGCAGCCGCACCGCTTGGATGCTCGAACCCTACCCGGACGGCTCCTTTGGCATGCCGCTCGACGACCTCGAGTTCATCCGGGAGGAGGGAAGGGCTGCGCTTTCGGCGGGGTTTGGGCTGGCGGTGCACGCCATCGGGACCCGGGCGGTGCGGGGGGTATTGGCGGTGTTTGGCGAGCTGGCTCAGCTTCATCCGCGCCGCCCGTTGCGGATGGAACACGCCCAACACGTGCAGGATGCCGATTTGCCCTCCTTTAGAGGCTTGCCGATGGCTGTCTCTATGCAGCCGATCCACGCGCTCGAGGACGCCGCCCTCGTCCGCCAGCACCAGCCTGGCCGCGAACACGAAGCCTTCCGCCTGCGTGACCTATGGAACACCGGCCTGCCCCTGGCTTTTGGCTCCGACGCCCCGGTCGCTCCGCCGGACGTGCTGGGGGGCCTTCAGGCGGCGCTATCCCACCCTATCGCCCCGGCGCAATCCTTAGGCGAGGCCCAGGCCCTGTGGGCGTTCACCCGCGGTGCGGCCCTGGCGGCGGGCTGGCCCGAACACGGCCAGATCCGCGCGCAAGCCCCGGCGGATTTGACCCTGTGGGAAGCCGGGAAGCCGGTAGGGCGGGTGTTTAGAGGGGAGCTCGAGCTGTTCTAA
- a CDS encoding NYN domain-containing protein → MAEHLLDPRLLPGYSPLQRVGLFVDTQNLYHSARDYYEKNVNFESLLKHAASGRQLVRATAYVVEREGDTSAWPFIYKLSTIGYRVRRMNLTLKETTDEGKPIYEGNWDMGIAADMVRLMHTLDVVVLGSGDGDFVDIIEVLMERGIRVEVIAFKETTSQRLIDAVDRFVHLPEIPDPFMPGRERERLIPNVTEK, encoded by the coding sequence ATGGCGGAACATTTGCTTGACCCCCGGCTTTTGCCCGGCTATAGTCCCCTGCAACGGGTGGGCCTTTTCGTGGACACCCAGAACCTCTACCACTCGGCCCGCGACTACTACGAGAAGAATGTCAACTTCGAAAGCCTCTTGAAACACGCGGCAAGCGGGCGGCAACTGGTGCGGGCCACCGCCTACGTGGTTGAACGGGAGGGGGATACCTCGGCTTGGCCGTTCATCTACAAGCTCTCCACCATCGGCTACCGGGTGCGCCGGATGAACCTTACCCTCAAGGAGACCACCGACGAGGGCAAGCCCATCTACGAGGGCAACTGGGACATGGGAATCGCCGCCGACATGGTGCGGCTGATGCATACCCTGGACGTGGTGGTGCTGGGATCGGGAGATGGAGATTTTGTGGATATCATCGAGGTGCTGATGGAAAGAGGTATCCGGGTGGAGGTGATAGCCTTCAAGGAGACAACTTCACAGCGGTTGATTGACGCGGTGGACCGCTTCGTGCACCTTCCGGAGATCCCCGATCCTTTCATGCCAGGCCGTGAGCGGGAAAGGCTAATTCCTAACGTCACCGAGAAATAG
- a CDS encoding NUDIX domain-containing protein has protein sequence MAKRRYLYRGRILNLALEDEKYEIVEHQHAVCVMAEREGKLLFVRQYRPAVASETLEIPAGLIEDGEEPAAAARRELAEETQLEGDLEYLTAFYVSPGFCDEKLHLFRATNLRHAHGTPDDDEHITVEWLEPRRVLQQAREGKVQISASAMAGILWYLAYVAR, from the coding sequence ATGGCGAAGCGCCGCTACCTCTACCGCGGGCGCATCCTGAACCTGGCGCTCGAGGACGAAAAATACGAAATCGTCGAACACCAGCACGCCGTCTGTGTAATGGCCGAGCGGGAGGGAAAGCTCCTCTTCGTGCGACAATACCGCCCCGCCGTGGCGAGCGAGACCTTGGAGATCCCCGCCGGGCTCATCGAAGACGGCGAGGAGCCCGCTGCGGCGGCCCGGCGGGAGCTAGCCGAGGAGACCCAGCTCGAAGGCGACCTCGAGTACCTCACCGCCTTTTACGTCTCCCCCGGTTTTTGCGACGAAAAATTGCACCTCTTTCGGGCCACCAACCTACGCCACGCCCACGGCACCCCCGACGATGACGAGCACATCACCGTAGAGTGGCTCGAGCCTCGGCGGGTGCTCCAGCAAGCGCGCGAAGGTAAGGTGCAGATCTCCGCTTCGGCCATGGCCGGTATCCTTTGGTATCTGGCGTATGTTGCTCGTTAA